A window of the Fundulus heteroclitus isolate FHET01 unplaced genomic scaffold, MU-UCD_Fhet_4.1 scaffold_201, whole genome shotgun sequence genome harbors these coding sequences:
- the calml4a gene encoding calmodulin-like protein 4a produces the protein MAKFFTPAQINEFKECFSLHDKNQKGKINSKDLITVMRCLGTSPTLGEIERHLQVHKIGKTGEIDFSTFLNMMHRQMQQEDPKNEILEAFRMTDKQKKGSIQASELRAKLTTLGEKLTNKEVDDLFKEANVRSNGVINYEAFTQMVTLPPVDY, from the exons ATG GCTAAATTCTTTacaccagctcaaatcaatg AGTTCAAAGAATGCTTCTCCTTGCATGACAAAAACCAAAAGGGTAAAATCAATTCAAAAGATCTGATAACAGTTATGCGCTGCCTTGGTACAAGCCCCACACTTGGTGAAATAGAAAGACATCTTCAAGTTCATAAAATCG GAAAGACAGGTGAGATAGATTTCTCTACATTCCTGAACATGATGCACAGACAGATGCAGCAAGAGGATCCGAAGAACGAAATCCTGGAGGCCTTTAGGATGACAGACAAGCAGAAAAAAGGATCCATCCAGGCATCTGAGCTGCGGGCCAAACTCACCACATTAGGAGAGAAACTCACAAACAAAGAAG tGGACGACCTCTTCAAAGAAGCAAACGTCAGGTCTAATGGCGTTATCAACTACGAAGCGTTCACCCAAATGGTGACGCTGCCACCAGTCGACTATTGA